Sequence from the Polynucleobacter sp. Adler-ghost genome:
CTTATCGTTCATAAGTATGGTGGCACCTCAATGGGCTCGGTTGAGCGCATTCAAAATGTCGCTAAACGCGTTGCTAAGTGGATGCGTGCAGGTCACCAGGTGGTTGTGGTGCCTTCAGCGATGTCCGGCGAAACCAATCGTTTGCTTGGCTTAGCAAAAGACATTAATCCTGATGCAAATCCTCGCGAACTCGATCAAATTGCCTCCACGGGTGAGCAAGTTAGCTCTGGCTTATTGGCCTTAGCATTGCTGCGTGAAGGTGTTGATGCAGTGAGCTATGCCGGTTGGCAGGTAACTGTCCATACTGACTCCTCATTTACTAAGGCACGCATCAAGAGTATTGATGACAAAAAAATCCTTGCTGATCTCAATGCAGGGCGTGCCGTAGTAGTCACTGGTTTTCAGGGGGTTGACCCTAATGGCAATATCACTACCTTAGGCCGTGGCGGCTCTGATACATCGGCTGTTGCAATGGCTGCAGCGCTTAAAGCTGATGAGTGCTTGATCTACACCGATGTGGATGGTGTCTATACGACTGATCCGCGTGTTTGTGAAGATGCGCGTCGCTTGGATAAGATTACCTTTGAAGAGATGCTAGAGATGGCAAGTCTAGGATCAAAGGTATTGCAAATTCGTTCAGTTGAGTTTGCCGGTAAGTACAAAGTTAAAACCCGTGTTCTGTCATCGCTGACAGATCCACTGATGCCCTTAGACCAAGAGATGAAGTCGGGCACCTTGATTACATTTGAAGAGGACAGCACTATGGAAGCCGCAGTTATTTCCGGCATCGCCTTTGCGCGTGATGAAGCAAAAATTACCGTTCTGGGGGTTCCTGATCGCCCAGGTATCGCCTATCAAATCTTGGGTCCGATTGCAGATGCCAATATTGATGTGGACATGATTATTCAGAATCAATCATTTGAAGGTAAGACAGACTTTACTTTTACAGTTCCGCGCGCTGATTATCAAAAAGCATTGGACTTGCTCAAGAAGAATGTGCAAGCCCATATTGAAGCAAAAGAAATTAATGGCGATCCCAAGGTCTCTAAAGTATCTGTAGTTGGTGTCGGCATGCGCTCTCATGTAGGTGTTGCTAGCAAAATGTTCCGCACATTGTCGGAAGAGGGCATTAATATCCTCATGATTTCTACTAGCGAAATCAAGATTTCAGTGGTGATCGACGAGAAATACATGGAGCTAGCTGTGCGCGCCTTGCATAAGGCGTTTGAGCTTGATCATAAGTAAAAGAAACCCCTTGGAAGCGGTTATCCGTTAAACTGTGGGGCGTTGTATTAGTTTGAAATACGGAGACGTGGCCGAGCTGGTCGAAGGCACTCCCCTGCTAAGGGAGCATCGGGGCTAAAACTCTGATCGGAGGTTCGAATCCTCTCGTCTCCGCCAAGTGCTATAGAAGAGCCCCTAACCACGGGGCTCTATTTTTTTGACCTCTGACATTGCATTAATGGAGTTTAGTCAAGAGAAGCTCCCGATGCTTTAACAATCTTCGCCCAGCGCGTAATGTCTTCTTGAAGCTGTTTGGCAAATTCTGATGGAGTCGTGTTCGCAAGCTCTACCCCAGTGGCCTGCAGTTTTTCTCTCAACTCGGGATTAGTCAGGGTTAACTGCATCTCTTTTTGTAATTGATTGATGACGGCCTTCGGCGTGCCTTTAGGGGCAAATAAACCTATCCAAAGTGTTCCAGAGAAACCTGGAATCTTTTCTGATATGGATGGGACATCAGGCAGAAGGGGTGAGCGCTTTGCAGAGCTCACACCAAGGGCAATTAATTTTTGAGTATTGATGTATTGCAAAACAGATGGCAAGCTCGCAAAAGCAATTTGAATTTGCCCACCCAAGAGATCATTGAGTGCTGGTGCAACCCCTTTATAGGGGATATGTTGCAAAGTTATCCCGTAGCTTTGATTGAGCATTTCACCTAAGAGGTGATTTAGCGTTCCATTGCCAGCTGATGCAAATTGGTAAGTCTCCGGGGGTTTTGATTTAACCAGCTTTAAAAAATCATCTAGATTCTTAGCTGGAAAATTAGCATTCACTACTAGAACATTCGGAACTGAACCGACCATGGCTAGAGGAATAAAGTCATTGACTGGATCGAAACCTGGATTTTTATAGAGGGCAGGATTAATTGCTTGGGCGCTACTAATGGTCATTAAAAGCGTGTGACCATCCTTTGGGGCATTGGCAACAAACTGAGTGCCAATATTACCGCCAGCACCTGGCTTATTCTCGACAATCACAGAGGATTTGATTTGCTCTCCTAGTCGCTGCGCAACTACTCGACCCACAATATCATTTGTGCCGCCAGGTGCTTGGGGAACAATGATGGTGATGGGTTTATTTGGATAAGCAGTGGCCGAGCCGCAAAACAGGTAGAAACAGGTGAGGAGTCCTAATTGTAGGAGGCGGTTCATTGGAGTCCCTTTGATTTGGAAGAAGCTTAAAAATATCTTAATATGGCTTAACTGGAAAATGGGTGCCTACCCTTAGTTTTGCTGGGTGTATCTACCGGTAAGGCCGCCATCTACAACCAGCTCAGTGCCCGTGATGTAGGCAGCTGCATCCGATACTAGGAAGGCGCAGGCATGAGCCACATCCCATGCTGTTCCTGATCGACCCATAGGCACCTGCTTATCCCTCGCAGCACGAGCCTCATCCAGACTATTTTCAGAGAACATCTTGGCTACGGTATTGGCAATGCGTGGGGTATCAATTAAACCAGGCACCACTGTGTTGGCGCGAATGCCTTGACTGGCGTACTGTTGAGCAATCATCCGAATAAATTGGGTATTCGCTGCCTTGGTAACGCTATAAGCCAGATGCGGGTAGCCCAAATAGCGCATACCCGCTACCGATGAGATCGCGATAATATTTCCCGTGCCTCGGGATGTCATCTCAGGCAAGACCTCTTGGGCTGCCAGTAAGAGGCTACGAACATTCACCTTATGAAT
This genomic interval carries:
- a CDS encoding aspartate kinase translates to MALIVHKYGGTSMGSVERIQNVAKRVAKWMRAGHQVVVVPSAMSGETNRLLGLAKDINPDANPRELDQIASTGEQVSSGLLALALLREGVDAVSYAGWQVTVHTDSSFTKARIKSIDDKKILADLNAGRAVVVTGFQGVDPNGNITTLGRGGSDTSAVAMAAALKADECLIYTDVDGVYTTDPRVCEDARRLDKITFEEMLEMASLGSKVLQIRSVEFAGKYKVKTRVLSSLTDPLMPLDQEMKSGTLITFEEDSTMEAAVISGIAFARDEAKITVLGVPDRPGIAYQILGPIADANIDVDMIIQNQSFEGKTDFTFTVPRADYQKALDLLKKNVQAHIEAKEINGDPKVSKVSVVGVGMRSHVGVASKMFRTLSEEGINILMISTSEIKISVVIDEKYMELAVRALHKAFELDHK
- a CDS encoding tripartite tricarboxylate transporter substrate binding protein, which encodes MNRLLQLGLLTCFYLFCGSATAYPNKPITIIVPQAPGGTNDIVGRVVAQRLGEQIKSSVIVENKPGAGGNIGTQFVANAPKDGHTLLMTISSAQAINPALYKNPGFDPVNDFIPLAMVGSVPNVLVVNANFPAKNLDDFLKLVKSKPPETYQFASAGNGTLNHLLGEMLNQSYGITLQHIPYKGVAPALNDLLGGQIQIAFASLPSVLQYINTQKLIALGVSSAKRSPLLPDVPSISEKIPGFSGTLWIGLFAPKGTPKAVINQLQKEMQLTLTNPELREKLQATGVELANTTPSEFAKQLQEDITRWAKIVKASGASLD
- a CDS encoding SDR family NAD(P)-dependent oxidoreductase, with product MSSITHPAGLPLDLTGRIIFVSGGGSAGPGWSIGRASCVTYARLGAKVCVVDRDAVSAEETTKIILQEGGTAQTFVGDVSEEDQVKRLFSEARNQFGPIDVLHHNVGIGKVGGPMETSAEDFDRIHKVNVRSLLLAAQEVLPEMTSRGTGNIIAISSVAGMRYLGYPHLAYSVTKAANTQFIRMIAQQYASQGIRANTVVPGLIDTPRIANTVAKMFSENSLDEARAARDKQVPMGRSGTAWDVAHACAFLVSDAAAYITGTELVVDGGLTGRYTQQN